One region of Hemitrygon akajei unplaced genomic scaffold, sHemAka1.3 Scf000106, whole genome shotgun sequence genomic DNA includes:
- the LOC140723265 gene encoding antigen WC1.1-like codes for MTEGFTEKACLQENTFSSFPSEDVPLQLVGGSHNCSGKLEIRFNKSWGTVCDDSWDLADANVVCRQLGCGLALWPPEDVKMTQVAAAVWLDEVKCTGSESFLSSCRSSSFGQHDCDHKEDVIVLCSGSRVTPAERNNSAFGNWTPSIMVTVCIILGLIFIIEFLILFTITWRRSAISGTLMSGQGLPIDFYQAIYEEIENIPPFKNFSEMQDSVTGSSHSINEVEYYTDDDLYSTCHAPQDPEEPKS; via the exons ATGACGGAAGGATTcactgaaaaagcctgcttgcaagaAAACACATTCTCTTCTTTCCCTTCAGAAG ATGTTCCATTGCAACTTGTTGGCGGCAGTCACAACTGCTCCGGAAAGCTTGAGATACGGTTTAATAAAAGTTGGGGCACGGTGTGTGACGACTCTTGGGATCTGGCCGATGCCAATGTAGTCTGCAGACAGCTAGGGTGTGGCCTTGCTCTCTGGCCTCCAGAAGATGTTAAAATGACCCAGGTAGCCGCTGCTGTCTGGCTTGATGAAGTAAAATGCACCGGGAGTGAATCGTTTCTGTCCAGCTGTCGTTCCTCATCATTTGGTCAACACGACTGTGATCACAAAGAAGATGTCATCGTTCTTTGTTCTG GTTCCAGAGTGACTCCTGCTGAACGCAACAATTCAG CTTTTGGAAACTGGACCCCATCCATCATGGTTACTGTCTGCATAATTCTTGGATTAATATTCATCATTGAGTTTTTAATACTGTTCACGATAACGTGGAGACGATCAGCAATCAGTG GTACACTAATGAGTGGCCAAGGATTACCTATTGACTTTTACCAAGCAATTTATGAGGAAATTGAGAATATTCCACCATTCAAGAATTTTTCTGAGATGCAAGATTCAG TTACTGGATCCAGTCATTCCATTAATGAAGTCGAATATTACACCGACGACGATCTATACAGTACATGTCATGCTCCACAAGACCCTGAAG AGCCCAAGTCCTAG